The nucleotide sequence TTCAGTTAAATGCGAAAAACGTCCCTGTTTTTTTAAATAATCTTTTACAGGAGTAAATTTCTCCGGATTTTTATTAACAGTAAATTCACCATTTTCATATTCTGCTAAAAACCACAAACCGCAGTCAACAGCATCTTTAGCTAAATCAATTGTTACATCAGATGGAGTTCCCCAACCAGTTGGACATGGAGTAAAAATATGAATATATGAAGTTTCAGTACAATTCTTTGCTCTCTCCAATTTGCTTAAAAGGTCTTCCGGATAACCCACACTTGCTGTTGCAGCATATGCAATATCGTGGGCCGCCATTATCTCAAACATATTTTTCTTTGTGGTCATGCAGCCATGAATATTTTTACCTACAGGGGTATTTGTAGTCTTAGATCCATAAGGAGTAAGTCCACTTTTTTGAACACCTGTATTCATATATGCCTCATTATCATAGCAGATGTAAGTTATTTTTTCCTTTCGGTCAACAACTCCCGATAAAGACTGCAGTCCTATATCTGCAGTTCCACCATCTCCAGCAAATCCAATCACATTATAGTCTTTAAGTCCAAGAGCCTTGGCACCAGCTAGTATGCCAGACATAACTGACCCGGTTGCCGCAAAAGGAGGAATTATAGCATTACAAAAGAATGGGAAATTAGGATATATAAAACCAACAGTTGACATACAATTAGGCGGTACTGCAGCAAAGGTTCTTTTTCCAAAAATCTTTAGAGCTAATCGTATTGCCAAACTTGCTCCACAGCCACCACAAGCTTTATGACCATAAAAATATTCCTCATTAGTTAAACTTTTTGCATTAACAGCCATAATTTTCACACCTCAACTTTATAAATTCTACATTATCTGTTTTATTTTTATTGCTTTTTTGAAGAAGTTTTTCAAATATCTCTTTTATGTCGCCCTTCGAAATATCACGTCCTCCAAGTCCACCAATAAAGTTATAAGTTTTAGGTACCTTGTCAAGAGTCGTTAGAGATGAATTCAAATCTGAAAAAACTGCTCCCTCATAACCAAAACTAATATCTTTTTCAAGCACTCCTACTGCTTTTGCATTACGCAGTATATCGACTACTTCTTTTTTTGGAAATGGTCTTATACATCGCAATTTAAGCAGTCCAACTTTCTGGCCATTCTTGTTCATCTCATCTACCACAATTCTTGCAGTTCCAGTGACACTTCCCAAAGTAACCAGGATAACATCTGCACCATCACATTTGTAATCTTCAACCAATCCACCATATGAACGTCCAAATTTTTTTTCAAATTCGGCATCAGTACATCTTATCTTTTCAATCGCACTCAGCATTGCACAATTTTGTTGATAGCGGAATTCTGTATTCCAATCTGGTCCTGCCGTAAAACATGTGCTCTTAGGATTATCAATATCCATTTTATTAACATAATCCTGATAAGGTATAAAACTATCTACATCAATTTGTTCCGGAATATCAACAAGTTCATAAGTATGAGTTAATACAAATCCATCAAGATTTATCATAACCGGAGTCATTACTTCAGGATCTTCTGCTATACGGTATGCTTGAATAACTGTATCCAAAGCCTCCTGGGCATCCTCGACATAAAATTGAATCCACCCGGACTCAAGCTGGGAAAGAGAATCTCTCTGATCTCCATATATATTCCAGGGAGTTGCCGTAGATCTATTAGCATTCATCATGACAATCGGCAAACGGGATCCACTAGCATAATGAAGACACTCACACATATAGAGAAGTCCTTGAGAAGATGTAGCTGTAAAAGTTCTGGCACCAACTGAACTTGCTCCTATACATGATGACATTGCACTGTGTTCTGATTCAACATATAGATACTCGGAATTCAAGGATCCATCTTCCACAAAATCAGATAATCTTTCAACAACAATTGTTTGGGGTGTGATTGGATATGCTGAAATAACCTGTGGTTTAGCTAATTTAGCTCCAACAGCAACTGCCTCATCACCAGATATAAATTGTTTATTACTCATATTTTGCCTCCTCTTCCATACTTACTGCATTTAATTTACATACCTTTGCGCAGATACCACAACCCTTGCAGTAATCATAATCAATTTCTAAAACATCTCCCGATTTATCTATTGCACCATCAGGGCAAAGCATAAAACATCTTAAGCATTTTACACATTTATCATTGTCTATTACAGCACGAAAAGTTCTCATTCCAGAGCTTACTTCTGTTAAATGTCCTGAATAGGATGAAGGTCCTAATGGATATTCACTTATTTTTTTAGGTGGATTAAATGTTTCCACTTTTGGTTTATTCAATTTACGCTTCCTCCTTTACAGAATTATATGCCTCAAGCAATACCTTTTTATTTTTTTCTCTTATAGCCGGTGACAACCCAGAATCAATTGACTCATATGCGGCATCTAAATTTGTAAGTCCAGATGCTGCTATAAGTGCACCAAGCATAGGAACATTCGTTATAGGTCTCTTTAAAGTTTTTAAGGATAATTCAGTAGCATCAATAGTTATCACCTTAAATCCATGCCCGGCAAATTCTGAAGGATTTTTTTTAGAGTTTATAACTAATATTCCATTATTTTTTAAACCTTTTATAACCGATGGGCCATATAATGTTTCATCTAAAACTACTACATAATCACATTTCTCAACTTGACTCCTGTCAGAAATTTTATTGTCACTAATTCTTGTAAATGCTAAAACAGGAGCTCCCCTCCTCTCGGGTCCGAAAGATGGAAATGCCTGAGCATATTTACCATCGTGAATTGATACAGCATGTCCCAGCAGTCTTGCAGCAGTAAATGCTCCTTGTCCTCCTCTTCCATGCCAGCGAATTTCAATCATAAAATATCCCCTTTCTTATGTCATGTATATCAAAAAAACATCTCTTATAAATAAGACACAACATTTATATTTAATTCCGTTATACAGAATTTATAATTCCATATTAACATAAGTGACATATTTTTTCCATACCTTTTATACTTTTTATTTAATATTTTTGAATATATACATAAATATAAATATTAAATAAAAAGCATAGATATATACCAATGATATGATAACTATCTATGCTTATTATGTTATATAAAAATTCAATATATCCTTTATATGCATATACTTATGCACTATTAAAGTCTAATCTTTCTGTTAATCGTTTGCATCTTCTTCAGTAGCATATCTTCTTGCCACTTTTGCCCTATCTCCTGCTATTGCATTTACTACCCAGATATTATTAGGTGGACACCCCATTACATGTGTACCATATTTCTCTAAATGTTTTGTACACTTTCCAAGGAGTATTAAATCTTCCTTTTTTATATCTTTAGGAATTTTTTCTTCACTCACCGGCCCTAATACAATTGTCTTGCCCTCAAGCAAATGTTCTATATGATCATTTTTCATGTCCATAATCGCACTTATAAGCGTATTTTTACAGCCCGTACATGCCGCTGCATCTTCAATCTTTGTAAAAGGAGGGACACCTTCTAATTCAGTTTCAGAGGCACGCTTGAAACGATGCTTTACATCTTCTATAGATTCACCTTTAATATCTATCTTATCAAGGTTAATTTCTCCCAGACCACGCTCATATGCAATTTTAGTTATTTTTATATCTTTTGGATCATAACCCATAATGGCACTTCCTACTGAATCCGCTGCTACGGGGTCTTTTGACGCAATAATCAATCCTAATTTAACCGGATTCCCAAATATAGGTCCAAGTCCCTCTTGACCTACTATCCCATCAACTATAGTTAACTTTGGTTTGAGACATTGATTTATATCTACTACTCCCTGCATAACCCCGAGTTGATGGAATTTCTTCTTTTGGCTATCATGAATTAACCCTTTCAAATTCTTAATTCCAAGAGTGACCTCAGTTTGATCATGAGTTTTCATGACCGGTACACTTATAATAACATCTGCTTTAGCTACTAATTCCCAAGATTCTAATGCTTGTACAATCATACCGTTTTTGCATTCGATTTTCTGACGAGCTGATCTCTTAAGGTCAACTACCTTATATCCCTTTTCTCTGAGCTTATCGTATCCTGCAAATTCTATAACTTTTTCAGTATCTACTCCGGCCGCAGAAGATTCTGCGATAACAGGTTCTGCTCCCAACTCCTTTACTATATCTGCAATGGCTTTACATACCTCATAACGGGTAACTGCACCTGATAATCTATCTTTTCCTGGTGCCACCAAGTTTGGATTAATTAAAACCATATTCTGTGGTTTTATTATATCTTTCAAACCACCAATCATCTCTACGGACTTTCTCACAGCGATATCAATGTCTTTTTCAGTATTACCATTAGTTTTAACAATAGATACTGTACTCATAACACTCACTCCTTTATTATCATTTTATCCTATTTTAAATTCGCTTCTATAACAACATAAAATTTAAATATAATTATTGACATTATTTATTATAATTTCATTTTTAGGAATTGTCAATTCTTTATTATAGAATTTCACAATAGTATTATATAATAAATTGAATTTTTTCAGAATTGTATTGAAAAATAAAATAAAGTATTCCATAATAGTATATGAAAAAGATTATAATTATATCTTTTTTGCCAATAAAATCAAAACCGATTTAAAGGAGGACCAAAGTGGAAATAGAAAATGATACTTCATATGTTAAATCCGTAATTAAAACCTTATTAATCTTAGATCAATTTAGCAGTCCAGATGAAAAAGGTATTATAGAACTTAGTGAAAATACACATCTTCCGGCGAGTACTGTACAACGTATTGTAAATACTTTAGAATTAAAAAACTACTTAATGCAAAATCCTAAAACCCATAAATATCGCCTTGGTATTGCTCTTTATAATATAAGCAAAAACTATTCAAAAAATTTAGAATGGATAGATGGAGCAAAAATCTATATGGAAAAACTAGTTGAAAAACATGGTGAAACAGTTAACTTAGCTATACTTCAAGGGAAAAAAATAATTTATCTTACTAAGGTAGATTCACCAAATATACTCAGGCCAAATTTTGAAATTGGAGTAGAGTATCCTGCTTTATGTACCTCTCTTGGAAGGAGTATATTAGCTTTTCAGCCCCCGGAAATTTTAAACAAGATTATTATACCATCTAATATTGAACATAATACCGACAAAACTATTACTGATACCAAGGATATATGGAAAGAACTATCAAAAATAAAAGAAGACGGCTATGCTATTGAAGATGAGGAATTTCAAACTGGATTATTTTGTATAGGTGTTCCGATTATTGATTATAAAGGCAGGAGCACAGCTGCTATAAGTACCACAA is from Clostridium fermenticellae and encodes:
- a CDS encoding thiamine pyrophosphate-dependent enzyme → MAVNAKSLTNEEYFYGHKACGGCGASLAIRLALKIFGKRTFAAVPPNCMSTVGFIYPNFPFFCNAIIPPFAATGSVMSGILAGAKALGLKDYNVIGFAGDGGTADIGLQSLSGVVDRKEKITYICYDNEAYMNTGVQKSGLTPYGSKTTNTPVGKNIHGCMTTKKNMFEIMAAHDIAYAATASVGYPEDLLSKLERAKNCTETSYIHIFTPCPTGWGTPSDVTIDLAKDAVDCGLWFLAEYENGEFTVNKNPEKFTPVKDYLKKQGRFSHLTEEDIEIITEQRDAKWQKIRTNWIK
- a CDS encoding transketolase C-terminal domain-containing protein, whose product is MSNKQFISGDEAVAVGAKLAKPQVISAYPITPQTIVVERLSDFVEDGSLNSEYLYVESEHSAMSSCIGASSVGARTFTATSSQGLLYMCECLHYASGSRLPIVMMNANRSTATPWNIYGDQRDSLSQLESGWIQFYVEDAQEALDTVIQAYRIAEDPEVMTPVMINLDGFVLTHTYELVDIPEQIDVDSFIPYQDYVNKMDIDNPKSTCFTAGPDWNTEFRYQQNCAMLSAIEKIRCTDAEFEKKFGRSYGGLVEDYKCDGADVILVTLGSVTGTARIVVDEMNKNGQKVGLLKLRCIRPFPKKEVVDILRNAKAVGVLEKDISFGYEGAVFSDLNSSLTTLDKVPKTYNFIGGLGGRDISKGDIKEIFEKLLQKSNKNKTDNVEFIKLRCENYGC
- a CDS encoding 4Fe-4S binding protein — its product is MNKPKVETFNPPKKISEYPLGPSSYSGHLTEVSSGMRTFRAVIDNDKCVKCLRCFMLCPDGAIDKSGDVLEIDYDYCKGCGICAKVCKLNAVSMEEEAKYE
- a CDS encoding 2-oxoacid:acceptor oxidoreductase family protein is translated as MIEIRWHGRGGQGAFTAARLLGHAVSIHDGKYAQAFPSFGPERRGAPVLAFTRISDNKISDRSQVEKCDYVVVLDETLYGPSVIKGLKNNGILVINSKKNPSEFAGHGFKVITIDATELSLKTLKRPITNVPMLGALIAASGLTNLDAAYESIDSGLSPAIREKNKKVLLEAYNSVKEEA
- a CDS encoding DUF362 domain-containing protein, giving the protein MSTVSIVKTNGNTEKDIDIAVRKSVEMIGGLKDIIKPQNMVLINPNLVAPGKDRLSGAVTRYEVCKAIADIVKELGAEPVIAESSAAGVDTEKVIEFAGYDKLREKGYKVVDLKRSARQKIECKNGMIVQALESWELVAKADVIISVPVMKTHDQTEVTLGIKNLKGLIHDSQKKKFHQLGVMQGVVDINQCLKPKLTIVDGIVGQEGLGPIFGNPVKLGLIIASKDPVAADSVGSAIMGYDPKDIKITKIAYERGLGEINLDKIDIKGESIEDVKHRFKRASETELEGVPPFTKIEDAAACTGCKNTLISAIMDMKNDHIEHLLEGKTIVLGPVSEEKIPKDIKKEDLILLGKCTKHLEKYGTHVMGCPPNNIWVVNAIAGDRAKVARRYATEEDAND
- a CDS encoding IclR family transcriptional regulator, which produces MEIENDTSYVKSVIKTLLILDQFSSPDEKGIIELSENTHLPASTVQRIVNTLELKNYLMQNPKTHKYRLGIALYNISKNYSKNLEWIDGAKIYMEKLVEKHGETVNLAILQGKKIIYLTKVDSPNILRPNFEIGVEYPALCTSLGRSILAFQPPEILNKIIIPSNIEHNTDKTITDTKDIWKELSKIKEDGYAIEDEEFQTGLFCIGVPIIDYKGRSTAAISTTIPKYRVDLKKIPDIVKDMLDAAKNISDELTKAY